The following coding sequences lie in one Nitratireductor mangrovi genomic window:
- the smpB gene encoding SsrA-binding protein SmpB, whose product MNQAKKSDPNSKTVAENRKARFSYEVIDTIEAGLALTGTEVKSLREGHANIAESYASVEGGEIWLINSHLPEYLQGNRFNHEPRRRRKLLLNKREMARLAQAVEREGMTMVPLKIYFNDRGRAKLLLAIARGKKLHDKRETAKERDWNREKARLLKEKG is encoded by the coding sequence ATGAACCAGGCCAAGAAGTCCGACCCCAACAGCAAGACGGTCGCCGAAAACCGCAAGGCGCGCTTTTCCTACGAGGTGATCGACACCATCGAGGCCGGGCTGGCGCTGACCGGCACCGAGGTCAAGTCGCTGCGCGAGGGGCATGCCAACATCGCGGAGTCCTATGCTTCGGTCGAGGGCGGCGAGATCTGGCTCATCAACTCGCACCTGCCGGAATATCTGCAGGGCAACCGTTTCAACCACGAGCCGCGCCGGCGCCGCAAGCTCCTGCTCAACAAGCGCGAGATGGCGCGGCTGGCCCAGGCGGTGGAGCGCGAGGGCATGACCATGGTGCCACTCAAGATCTATTTCAACGATCGCGGCCGCGCCAAGCTGCTCCTGGCGATCGCCCGCGGCAAGAAGCTGCACGACAAGCGCGAGACCGCCAAGGAACGCGACTGGAACCGCGAAAAGGCGCGACTCTTGAAGGAAAAGGGCTGA
- a CDS encoding ABC transporter permease: protein MNALRKVGVPVAAIAIFLALWELLVWANGWPNYKMASPSDLPPAYARYWELFLVMGWQTLWRTVAGVAIAVAFGTFLGMLMGFSRIMRDALYPLLVGFNAIPKATLVPVIALIFIGQHDFNTVLMAFMISFFPIAVSVGIGLSTLEPEYRDILRSLGASRFTIFSKIALPKTLPEFFGALKVAVTLAFIGTNLVEIVSPHGRGLGALFKSGETNGDYPLMFAVLIALAFLGILLYYAVIVLERIFAGWAERPDQ, encoded by the coding sequence ATGAACGCGCTGCGCAAGGTCGGCGTGCCGGTCGCCGCCATCGCCATTTTCCTGGCGCTGTGGGAACTGCTGGTCTGGGCCAATGGCTGGCCGAACTACAAGATGGCCTCGCCTTCCGACCTGCCGCCGGCCTATGCCCGATATTGGGAACTCTTCCTGGTGATGGGCTGGCAGACGCTGTGGCGCACCGTCGCCGGGGTCGCCATCGCGGTCGCGTTCGGCACCTTCCTCGGCATGCTGATGGGCTTTTCGAGGATCATGCGCGACGCGCTCTACCCGCTGCTGGTCGGCTTCAACGCGATCCCGAAGGCGACGCTGGTCCCGGTCATCGCGCTGATCTTCATCGGCCAGCACGATTTCAATACCGTGCTGATGGCGTTCATGATCTCGTTCTTCCCGATCGCGGTCTCGGTCGGCATCGGCCTGTCGACGCTGGAGCCGGAATACCGCGACATCCTGCGCTCGCTCGGCGCCTCGCGTTTCACCATCTTTTCCAAGATCGCGCTGCCCAAGACCTTGCCGGAATTTTTCGGCGCGCTGAAGGTGGCGGTGACGCTGGCCTTCATCGGCACCAATCTGGTCGAGATCGTCTCGCCGCACGGGCGCGGGCTCGGCGCGCTGTTCAAGTCCGGCGAAACCAATGGCGACTACCCGCTGATGTTTGCGGTGCTGATCGCGCTCGCCTTCCTCGGTATCCTGCTCTACTACGCCGTCATCGTCCTTGAGCGCATCTTCGCCGGCTGGGCGGAGCGGCCGGACCAGTAG
- a CDS encoding ABC transporter ATP-binding protein has protein sequence MTNLIDIKGVTHAYKTAQGPLPVLNNLNIAVPEGEFCAVVGPSGCGKSTLTRLIAGLMMPDRGEVWLHGELVKGPRKTVGMAFQNPVLLEWRTILRNVMLPLEIVAPSMPKADKEARARELLALVGLEGFENKRPSALSGGMRQRASLCRAIVHKPDVLIMDEPFGALDAFTREDLWQTMHALREKEPFTGVLITHDLRESVFLGDQVVVLSGRPATTQYVLDVNYPGPREIDGLYTPECSDMLHTLRDQIRIAQGRAEDMAA, from the coding sequence GTGACCAATCTCATCGACATCAAGGGCGTGACGCACGCCTACAAGACCGCGCAGGGGCCGCTGCCGGTCTTGAACAACCTCAACATCGCCGTGCCCGAGGGCGAGTTCTGTGCCGTCGTCGGCCCGTCGGGCTGCGGCAAGTCCACGCTCACGCGGCTGATCGCCGGGCTGATGATGCCCGACCGCGGCGAGGTCTGGCTTCATGGCGAACTGGTCAAAGGCCCGCGCAAGACCGTCGGCATGGCGTTCCAGAACCCGGTGCTGCTGGAATGGCGCACCATCCTGCGCAACGTCATGCTGCCTCTGGAAATCGTCGCGCCGTCGATGCCGAAAGCCGACAAGGAGGCGCGGGCCCGCGAACTCCTGGCACTGGTCGGCCTCGAAGGCTTCGAGAACAAGCGCCCGTCGGCGCTCTCGGGCGGCATGCGCCAGCGCGCCTCGCTGTGCAGGGCGATCGTGCACAAGCCCGACGTGCTGATCATGGACGAGCCGTTCGGGGCGCTCGACGCGTTCACCCGCGAAGACCTCTGGCAGACCATGCATGCCTTGCGCGAGAAAGAGCCGTTCACCGGCGTGCTCATCACCCACGATCTGCGCGAGAGCGTCTTTCTCGGCGATCAGGTGGTGGTGCTGTCGGGCCGGCCGGCGACGACGCAATATGTGCTCGACGTCAACTATCCCGGCCCGCGCGAGATCGACGGGCTCTATACGCCCGAATGCTCCGACATGCTGCATACGCTGCGCGACCAGATCCGCATCGCCCAGGGCCGTGCCGAGGACATGGCGGCATGA
- a CDS encoding ABC transporter substrate-binding protein: protein MFKRMLIAATMFAAAATQGWAQEKVPFALDWKFEGPAAPYFVAIDKGYFEAEGLSVEISEGAGSLDAIPKVATGAFPVGFADINSLMRFLDQNPGAPVTAVMMIYDKPPFSVVGRKSLGIEAPKDLEGKVLGAPPPDGAWAQFPIFAAENDLDMSKITVEPVGFPTREPMLAEGKVAAVTGFSFSSTLNLKRLGVPLEDQTVLLMSNYGVSLYGNAIIVNTDFAKANPALVTGFLKAVAMGWKDAVADPAAAIESLVKRNPAADAALETERLQMSIDANVLTDYVKANGIGSVDADRMAKAIEQTKSVYEFKTEPDASLYFDASYLPSDGMMLQ, encoded by the coding sequence ATGTTCAAACGGATGCTTATCGCGGCGACGATGTTCGCCGCTGCCGCCACGCAGGGTTGGGCGCAGGAGAAGGTTCCTTTTGCCCTCGACTGGAAGTTCGAAGGCCCGGCCGCGCCCTATTTCGTTGCCATCGACAAGGGCTATTTCGAGGCCGAGGGCCTCTCGGTCGAGATCTCGGAAGGCGCCGGCTCGCTCGACGCCATCCCGAAGGTCGCGACCGGGGCGTTTCCGGTCGGTTTCGCCGACATCAATTCGCTGATGCGCTTCCTCGACCAGAACCCCGGCGCGCCGGTCACAGCCGTGATGATGATCTACGACAAGCCGCCCTTCTCCGTCGTCGGGCGCAAGTCGCTCGGCATCGAGGCACCCAAGGACCTCGAAGGCAAGGTGCTGGGCGCGCCGCCGCCCGACGGCGCCTGGGCGCAGTTCCCGATCTTCGCCGCCGAGAACGATCTCGACATGAGCAAGATCACCGTCGAGCCGGTCGGCTTCCCGACTCGCGAGCCGATGCTGGCGGAAGGCAAGGTTGCCGCCGTCACCGGCTTCTCCTTCTCCTCGACGCTCAACCTGAAGCGCCTCGGCGTGCCGCTCGAAGACCAGACGGTGCTTCTGATGAGCAATTACGGCGTTTCGCTCTACGGCAACGCGATCATCGTCAACACCGACTTCGCCAAGGCCAATCCGGCGCTGGTCACCGGCTTCCTGAAGGCGGTCGCCATGGGCTGGAAAGACGCCGTCGCCGACCCGGCAGCAGCGATCGAAAGCCTCGTCAAGCGCAACCCGGCCGCCGACGCCGCGCTCGAGACCGAGCGCCTGCAGATGTCGATCGACGCCAATGTCCTGACCGACTACGTCAAGGCGAACGGCATCGGCAGCGTCGACGCAGACCGCATGGCCAAGGCCATCGAGCAGACCAAGTCGGTCTACGAGTTCAAGACCGAACCGGATGCGAGCCTCTATTTCGACGCCTCCTATCTTCCGTCCGACGGAATGATGCTGCAGTAA
- a CDS encoding transcriptional regulator GcvA, translating to MARRLPPLNALRCFEAAARHLSFTRAADELSVTQAAVSHQIKALEATLGVQLFRRHNRRLELTRAGVGYLPPLSDAFDLMATATRRLRPDRDSAQLKISTLQSFATKWLIPRLARFNERHPEIDPMISTSQRLVDLEAEDVDVAIRVGRGVYDGLHALLLMDDLAFPVCSPRLLDGPRPLRQPDDLAHHVLLHDFSVGRDGDGPDWRHWLKQAGVTGMDAGKGPSYNDTAMALQAAIAGQGIALARRSLVIDDLRAGTLVRPFGPEVPTAFAWYFVCAPSSADEPRLNAFLAWLREEIADDFGDNRDGSISRA from the coding sequence ATGGCCAGACGCCTGCCCCCGCTCAACGCGCTGCGCTGCTTCGAGGCCGCGGCGCGCCACCTGTCGTTCACCAGGGCCGCGGACGAACTGTCCGTGACACAGGCGGCCGTCAGCCATCAGATCAAGGCGCTGGAGGCCACGCTGGGCGTCCAGCTGTTCCGGCGCCACAACCGGCGGCTCGAGCTGACACGGGCCGGCGTCGGCTACCTGCCGCCTTTGAGCGACGCTTTCGATCTGATGGCGACCGCGACGCGGCGGCTGCGGCCGGACCGCGATTCTGCGCAACTGAAGATCAGCACGCTGCAGTCCTTCGCCACCAAATGGCTCATCCCCCGACTGGCGCGCTTCAACGAACGGCACCCGGAGATCGATCCGATGATCTCGACCTCGCAACGTCTCGTCGACCTCGAGGCGGAAGACGTCGATGTCGCCATTCGCGTCGGACGCGGCGTCTACGATGGCCTTCACGCTTTACTGCTGATGGACGACCTCGCCTTTCCGGTCTGCTCCCCGCGCCTGCTCGACGGGCCGAGGCCGCTACGCCAGCCGGACGACCTGGCGCATCACGTGCTGCTCCACGACTTTTCGGTGGGTCGCGACGGCGACGGGCCGGACTGGCGCCACTGGCTGAAGCAGGCCGGCGTTACCGGCATGGACGCCGGCAAGGGCCCGTCCTACAACGACACCGCGATGGCGCTGCAGGCGGCGATCGCCGGCCAGGGGATCGCACTGGCGCGCCGCTCGCTGGTCATCGATGACCTCAGGGCCGGCACCCTCGTCCGGCCCTTTGGCCCCGAGGTGCCGACGGCGTTCGCCTGGTATTTCGTCTGTGCACCCTCTTCCGCCGACGAGCCCAGGCTCAACGCCTTCCTCGCCTGGCTGCGGGAAGAGATCGCTGACGATTTCGGCGACAATCGCGACGGCTCGATCTCTCGGGCTTGA
- a CDS encoding DUF1127 domain-containing protein codes for MAVLSFNSRAMPLKTAGEAGSTDVARRRASALDFMTFVQRLLALPSRWRQRVCDRRHLRALDDHVLGDIGVTRAEVNREALQPFWCEMRLRRRGW; via the coding sequence ATGGCTGTTCTTTCGTTCAATTCGAGGGCGATGCCGCTCAAGACGGCAGGCGAGGCTGGGTCTACGGATGTGGCGCGCCGCCGCGCCAGCGCATTAGATTTCATGACCTTCGTGCAGCGCCTGTTGGCGTTGCCGTCGCGTTGGCGCCAGCGCGTTTGCGACCGGCGGCATCTGCGCGCTCTTGACGACCACGTTCTCGGCGACATCGGCGTCACCCGGGCCGAGGTCAACCGCGAGGCGCTGCAGCCGTTCTGGTGCGAGATGCGGTTGCGTCGCCGGGGTTGGTGA
- a CDS encoding DMT family transporter, translating to MKPSLAGWGSGLLGVIIFSGSLPATRVAVGGFSPLFLTSARAAIAALLGVAALAVLRQRRPERGDLGPLGIVALGVVIGFPLLTALALQHINAARSIVFIGLLPLCTATFGCLRAGERPKPAFWLFSVAGSLLVAGFAFAEGGRGSLIGDALMVAAVLVCGLGYAEGAALSRRLGGWQVISWALVLSLPVMAALALATLPAEWSGIGLPAWIGLAYVAVFSMLVGFVFWYRGLALGGIAGVGQLQLLQPFFGLALAGLLLGEPVAWTMIAVTALVVLCVAGARRFA from the coding sequence ATGAAACCATCACTGGCAGGCTGGGGCAGCGGGCTCCTCGGCGTCATCATCTTCAGCGGCTCGCTGCCGGCGACCCGCGTCGCGGTCGGCGGCTTTTCGCCCCTGTTCCTGACCTCGGCGCGGGCGGCAATCGCCGCCCTCTTGGGCGTGGCGGCCCTTGCCGTCCTGCGCCAGCGGCGGCCCGAACGCGGCGACCTCGGCCCGCTCGGCATCGTGGCGCTCGGTGTCGTCATCGGCTTTCCGCTGCTGACGGCGCTCGCGCTTCAGCACATCAATGCGGCGCGCTCGATCGTGTTCATCGGGCTCCTGCCGCTGTGCACGGCGACCTTCGGCTGCCTGCGCGCCGGCGAACGGCCGAAACCCGCCTTCTGGCTGTTCTCCGTCGCCGGAAGCCTGCTGGTCGCCGGCTTTGCCTTCGCCGAGGGCGGCCGAGGTTCGCTCATCGGCGACGCACTGATGGTGGCCGCCGTCCTCGTCTGCGGGCTGGGCTACGCCGAAGGCGCGGCGCTGTCGCGTCGCCTCGGCGGCTGGCAGGTGATTTCCTGGGCGCTTGTTCTGTCGCTGCCGGTCATGGCGGCGCTCGCCCTGGCGACGCTGCCGGCGGAATGGAGCGGGATCGGCCTGCCGGCGTGGATCGGGCTCGCCTACGTCGCCGTCTTCAGCATGCTGGTCGGCTTCGTGTTCTGGTATCGCGGCCTGGCGCTCGGCGGCATCGCCGGCGTCGGACAACTGCAATTGCTGCAGCCCTTCTTCGGGCTGGCGCTGGCCGGCCTGCTGCTCGGCGAACCGGTGGCCTGGACAATGATCGCGGTGACGGCCCTGGTCGTCCTCTGTGTCGCCGGCGCCAGGCGCTTCGCGTGA
- a CDS encoding PLP-dependent aminotransferase family protein — MREAAGTRTATVMEAIRTRLASRALSAGDRLPSIRGFAGAMGVSPSTVVEAYDRLAAEGLIRARQGSGFYVANLAPPLALAEVGPRLDREIDPFWVSRQSLDADAETAKPGCGWLPADWMPNAALRRAMRRLARADDKVLSDYGATRGLTALRRLLARQFAGEGLDVGPDRILLTGSGTQAIDLVCRFLLRPGDTVMVDDPCYFNFRALLRAHQASVVGVPWTPGGPDIASFAELAAAHRPRLYITNSALHNPTGATPSAQVAHRVLNLAAEHDMAIVEDDIFADFEPEPSPRLAALDGLSRVIRIGSFSKTLSASVRCGYIAARGDWIEALIDLQVATSFGGASPVAAGLVHSALSDGSYRKHLEALRRRLARARRDMAGRLEALGVSPWLMPRGGFYLWCGLPEGCDAAAAARSALADDVVLAPGDVFSVSQTASGFMRFNVAQMGDPHVFTVLERSLRAAKACG, encoded by the coding sequence TTGCGCGAGGCAGCGGGAACCCGGACCGCGACGGTGATGGAGGCGATCCGGACCAGGCTGGCCAGCCGGGCGCTGTCTGCAGGCGACCGGCTGCCCTCCATCCGCGGTTTTGCCGGCGCCATGGGCGTGTCGCCGTCCACCGTCGTCGAAGCCTATGATCGCCTTGCCGCCGAAGGGCTGATCCGCGCCCGCCAGGGGTCCGGCTTCTATGTCGCGAACCTGGCGCCGCCGCTGGCGTTGGCCGAGGTCGGTCCCAGGCTCGACCGCGAGATCGACCCGTTCTGGGTCTCGCGCCAGTCGCTCGACGCCGACGCCGAGACGGCCAAGCCGGGCTGCGGCTGGCTGCCCGCCGACTGGATGCCGAATGCAGCGCTTCGCCGCGCCATGCGGCGGCTGGCGCGGGCCGACGACAAGGTGCTGAGCGACTACGGCGCCACCCGCGGCCTGACCGCGCTGCGCCGGCTGCTGGCCAGGCAATTCGCCGGCGAGGGCCTGGATGTCGGCCCCGACCGCATCCTGCTGACCGGTTCGGGAACGCAGGCGATCGACCTCGTCTGCCGCTTCCTGTTGCGGCCGGGGGATACGGTGATGGTCGACGATCCATGCTATTTCAATTTCCGGGCGCTGCTCCGGGCGCACCAGGCGTCGGTGGTCGGCGTGCCGTGGACGCCGGGCGGGCCCGATATTGCCAGCTTCGCCGAACTGGCGGCGGCACATCGGCCACGGCTCTACATCACCAATTCCGCGCTCCACAATCCGACCGGGGCGACGCCGTCGGCGCAGGTCGCGCACCGTGTGCTGAACCTCGCTGCGGAGCACGACATGGCGATCGTCGAAGACGACATCTTCGCCGATTTCGAGCCCGAGCCGTCGCCAAGGTTGGCGGCGCTGGACGGGCTGTCGCGGGTGATCCGCATCGGCAGCTTTTCGAAGACGCTCTCGGCCTCGGTCCGCTGCGGCTACATCGCCGCGCGCGGCGACTGGATCGAGGCACTGATCGACCTCCAGGTCGCGACCAGCTTCGGCGGCGCCAGCCCGGTCGCGGCCGGGCTGGTCCACTCGGCGCTGAGCGACGGCAGCTATCGCAAGCATCTGGAGGCGCTGCGGCGGCGCCTGGCCCGTGCCCGGCGCGACATGGCCGGGAGGCTCGAGGCGCTGGGCGTTTCGCCCTGGCTGATGCCGCGCGGCGGCTTTTACCTGTGGTGCGGCCTGCCGGAAGGGTGTGACGCCGCCGCGGCCGCCCGTTCCGCACTCGCCGACGACGTCGTGCTGGCGCCGGGCGACGTCTTCAGCGTGTCGCAGACCGCGTCAGGCTTCATGCGCTTCAACGTCGCCCAGATGGGCGATCCGCACGTCTTCACCGTGCTGGAGCGTTCCCTGCGTGCCGCGAAGGCCTGCGGGTAG
- a CDS encoding TetR/AcrR family transcriptional regulator produces MAATDTRRQIVEAADRRFYEQGFEATSFADIAADVGLSRGNFYYHFKAKDEILDAVIALRLDNTKAMLEGWEAEAATPRERIGRFVHILIANQTTIMAFGCPVGTLSNELAKLDHVARRDAAELFILFRRWLARQFAELGRTADADELAMHVLMHSQGVATLAAALGEEDFVRREVEAMDAWLDAIAAGTEPASSPD; encoded by the coding sequence ATGGCGGCGACCGACACCCGCCGGCAGATCGTCGAGGCCGCCGACCGGCGCTTTTACGAACAGGGGTTCGAGGCGACGTCGTTTGCAGACATCGCCGCGGATGTCGGCCTGTCGCGAGGAAATTTCTATTATCATTTCAAGGCGAAGGACGAGATCCTCGACGCCGTGATCGCGCTACGTCTCGACAATACGAAGGCCATGCTGGAAGGCTGGGAGGCAGAGGCGGCGACACCGCGCGAGCGCATCGGCCGCTTCGTCCATATCCTGATCGCCAATCAGACGACGATCATGGCCTTTGGCTGCCCGGTCGGCACGCTGTCGAACGAACTCGCCAAGCTCGATCACGTTGCCAGGCGTGACGCGGCCGAACTGTTCATCCTGTTCCGCCGATGGCTCGCCCGCCAGTTTGCCGAGCTTGGCCGCACCGCCGACGCCGACGAGCTTGCCATGCATGTCCTGATGCACAGCCAGGGCGTCGCCACCCTCGCCGCCGCGCTCGGCGAGGAGGATTTCGTCCGCCGCGAGGTCGAGGCGATGGACGCCTGGCTGGATGCCATTGCAGCCGGAACCGAGCCGGCTTCGTCACCTGATTGA
- a CDS encoding YciI family protein has protein sequence MFVVTLKFADKAKAPQFMEGHNAWIRRGFDDGVFLLVGSLQPNAGGAILAHNVTRNEVEARVEQDPFVAEGVVTAEIIEIAPARADDRLAFLAA, from the coding sequence ATGTTCGTCGTCACCCTGAAATTTGCCGACAAGGCCAAGGCACCGCAGTTCATGGAAGGGCACAACGCCTGGATCAGGCGTGGCTTCGACGACGGCGTCTTTCTGCTGGTCGGCAGCCTGCAGCCCAATGCCGGCGGCGCGATACTGGCCCACAACGTCACGCGAAACGAGGTCGAGGCGCGCGTCGAACAGGATCCCTTCGTCGCCGAGGGCGTCGTCACCGCCGAGATCATCGAAATCGCCCCGGCGCGCGCCGACGACCGCCTGGCCTTCCTGGCCGCCTGA
- a CDS encoding GntR family transcriptional regulator → MDGSATAAQQRITPVRRETFSSQIAAKLRRAIIGGEIEAGSQITETELAARFGVSRGPLREAMAMLASEGLIVTASYRGTRVLKLSTKDVREIYSLRTALETLAFREIWDRRDKAFADELAARHKTLMSTLGLNDHVASSEAEVRFHALVYEACGHDLLLESWQRIASRMQLYLAVHQRAHGRTAPVRDAHESYLRLALGDSLELMLEEVDAHMRRGLQSLEKYLDTYP, encoded by the coding sequence ATGGACGGTTCAGCGACGGCGGCCCAGCAGCGCATCACTCCGGTCAGGCGCGAAACCTTCAGCAGCCAGATCGCGGCCAAGCTTCGCCGCGCCATCATCGGCGGCGAGATCGAGGCCGGAAGCCAGATCACCGAGACCGAACTCGCGGCGCGTTTCGGCGTCAGCCGCGGGCCGCTGCGCGAAGCGATGGCGATGCTGGCCTCCGAAGGCCTGATCGTGACCGCTTCCTATCGCGGCACCCGTGTCCTGAAGCTCTCGACCAAGGATGTCAGGGAGATCTATTCGCTGCGAACCGCGCTCGAGACGCTGGCCTTCCGGGAAATATGGGACCGCCGAGACAAGGCCTTCGCCGACGAGCTTGCGGCGAGGCACAAGACGCTGATGTCGACGCTCGGGCTCAACGATCACGTCGCCTCGAGCGAGGCGGAGGTGCGTTTCCACGCGCTGGTCTACGAGGCGTGCGGTCACGACCTGCTTCTGGAAAGCTGGCAGCGCATCGCCAGCCGGATGCAGCTCTATCTGGCCGTGCATCAGCGCGCGCACGGACGCACCGCGCCTGTCCGCGACGCGCATGAAAGCTATCTCCGGCTGGCGCTCGGCGACAGTCTGGAACTGATGCTGGAAGAGGTCGACGCGCACATGCGGCGCGGCCTGCAGTCGCTGGAAAAGTATCTCGATACCTATCCCTGA
- a CDS encoding aminotransferase class IV, with protein sequence MTDNASAQAYVADPRNEDVLIYVNGDLVPRNKAVVSVFDSGFVLGDGVWEGLRVKKGRIIQLDAHLGRLFEGAGSIALDIGRTRDEIEAAIRQTLEANSMEDGVHIRLMVTRGMKSTPNQDPRFLIGKATLVIVAEYKAPRPEAKAKGLSLFTSTFRTSGPDVFDLRLNSHSRLNLIQALIQAINAGADEALMLDPRGFVASCNSTNFFVVRGREIWTSTGSFSFKGLTQRATIDAWRDRGELALEKDFTLAEAYSADEAFITGTLGGITPVVRIDGRVIGAGRPGPVTAEVNEAYQQWVMR encoded by the coding sequence ATGACGGACAATGCCAGCGCACAGGCCTATGTCGCCGACCCGCGCAACGAAGACGTGCTGATCTACGTCAACGGCGATCTGGTTCCGCGGAACAAGGCGGTGGTCTCCGTCTTCGACAGCGGTTTCGTGCTCGGCGACGGCGTGTGGGAAGGCCTGCGCGTCAAGAAGGGACGGATCATCCAGCTCGACGCGCATCTGGGCCGGCTGTTCGAGGGCGCGGGTTCGATCGCACTCGACATCGGCCGTACCCGCGACGAGATCGAGGCCGCGATCCGGCAGACGCTCGAGGCCAACAGCATGGAGGACGGCGTCCATATCCGCCTGATGGTGACGCGCGGCATGAAAAGCACGCCGAATCAGGATCCGCGCTTCCTGATCGGCAAGGCGACACTGGTGATCGTGGCCGAATACAAGGCGCCGCGACCGGAGGCGAAAGCGAAAGGCCTGTCGCTCTTCACCTCGACATTCCGGACCAGCGGGCCGGACGTCTTCGATCTGCGGCTCAATTCTCACAGCCGGCTGAACCTGATCCAGGCGCTGATCCAGGCGATCAATGCCGGCGCCGACGAGGCGCTGATGCTCGATCCGCGCGGCTTCGTCGCCAGTTGCAACTCCACCAACTTCTTCGTCGTACGCGGCCGCGAGATCTGGACCTCGACCGGCTCGTTCTCCTTCAAGGGGCTGACGCAGCGGGCGACGATCGACGCCTGGCGGGACCGCGGCGAGCTTGCCCTGGAGAAGGACTTCACCCTGGCGGAAGCCTATTCCGCCGACGAGGCCTTCATCACCGGCACGCTCGGCGGCATAACGCCGGTGGTCAGGATCGACGGACGCGTGATCGGCGCCGGGCGTCCGGGGCCGGTCACCGCCGAGGTGAACGAAGCCTATCAGCAATGGGTCATGCGCTAG
- a CDS encoding amino acid ABC transporter ATP-binding protein: MADPVLSLTGLEKSFDGHTVFANVDLQVMPGDRIAILGASGSGKSTLLRCINVLETPDGGAIEIGGKPVGDGSRGGPARFSERELCALRQRVGMVFQQFNLFPHMTVAGNVAEGLVTVRGIPAAKARERALAELKRVGLADKADTYPSRLSGGQKQRVAIARALAMDPEILLFDEPTSALDPALVGEVLSVIEHLANEGRTMLLVTHEIGFAYHVATKIVFLAEGGIYETGTPDEVLKHPKRPLTRQFLAEHQRFQF, encoded by the coding sequence ATGGCCGATCCCGTCCTCAGCCTCACCGGCCTGGAAAAATCCTTCGACGGCCATACCGTATTCGCCAACGTCGATCTCCAGGTCATGCCGGGCGACCGAATCGCCATCCTCGGGGCCTCGGGCTCGGGAAAGAGCACGCTCCTGCGTTGCATCAACGTGCTGGAGACGCCCGACGGCGGCGCCATCGAGATCGGCGGCAAGCCCGTCGGCGACGGCTCGCGCGGCGGCCCGGCCCGGTTTTCCGAACGGGAGTTATGCGCCCTGCGCCAGCGCGTCGGCATGGTGTTCCAGCAGTTCAATCTCTTTCCGCACATGACGGTTGCGGGCAATGTCGCCGAGGGGCTCGTCACGGTGCGCGGCATCCCGGCGGCCAAGGCGCGCGAGCGGGCGCTGGCCGAACTCAAGCGGGTCGGCCTTGCCGACAAGGCCGACACCTACCCGTCGCGGCTTTCCGGCGGACAGAAGCAGCGCGTCGCGATTGCCCGCGCGCTCGCCATGGACCCGGAAATCCTGCTCTTCGACGAACCGACATCGGCGCTCGACCCGGCCCTGGTCGGCGAGGTCCTGAGCGTCATCGAGCATCTCGCCAACGAGGGCCGGACGATGCTGCTGGTCACCCACGAGATCGGCTTTGCCTACCACGTGGCGACGAAAATCGTGTTCCTCGCCGAAGGCGGAATCTACGAAACGGGAACCCCGGACGAGGTTCTCAAGCACCCGAAGCGTCCGCTGACCCGGCAGTTCCTGGCCGAGCACCAGCGCTTCCAGTTCTGA
- a CDS encoding amino acid ABC transporter permease produces MNYNWNFESVFDNWWALAIGAVGTLRLFAVCLVIGMSLGLVVALGRRSRSRPVRWLSTAFVEFFRNTPVLVQILWFYYALPILAPIEISPFMAAILGISLNSAAYSAEIYRGGIQSIEPGQWEAARAIGMSGLQTLRRVVLPQAIRRIIPALTNRGVEIFKMSTLASVVAYVELLQQGKLIASLNFNPLEVYTVVAAIFLIILYPIVRMTYSVERRLARSD; encoded by the coding sequence ATGAACTACAACTGGAACTTCGAGAGCGTTTTCGACAATTGGTGGGCGCTTGCCATCGGCGCGGTCGGCACGCTCAGGCTGTTCGCGGTCTGCCTGGTCATCGGCATGAGCCTCGGCCTCGTCGTGGCGCTCGGACGGCGCTCGCGCAGCCGTCCGGTCCGGTGGCTGTCGACGGCCTTCGTCGAGTTCTTCCGCAACACGCCGGTGCTGGTTCAGATCCTGTGGTTCTACTACGCGCTGCCGATCCTGGCGCCGATCGAGATCAGCCCGTTCATGGCCGCCATCCTCGGCATCTCGCTGAATTCGGCCGCCTATTCGGCCGAGATCTATCGCGGCGGCATCCAGTCGATCGAACCCGGACAATGGGAGGCGGCCAGGGCGATCGGCATGAGCGGGCTGCAGACGCTGCGTCGCGTGGTGCTGCCGCAGGCGATCCGCCGCATCATCCCGGCGCTCACCAATCGCGGCGTCGAAATCTTCAAGATGTCGACGCTCGCTTCCGTCGTCGCCTATGTCGAGCTCCTGCAGCAGGGCAAGCTCATTGCCTCGCTCAACTTCAATCCGCTGGAAGTCTATACGGTCGTGGCGGCCATCTTCCTCATCATCCTCTACCCGATCGTGCGCATGACCTACTCCGTCGAGCGCCGCCTCGCACGGAGCGACTGA